Proteins from a single region of Candidatus Dormiibacterota bacterium:
- a CDS encoding pyroglutamyl-peptidase I, with amino-acid sequence MARNVLVVGFEPFGGEKVSPSDMVARALEGRLIAGRSIVVRVLPVETRTLRERLEIVLREADPDIVIAMMQFGGRPALSIERVAVNVMDFEHADNQGIARKGDTISRGGADARLSNLPFDRILESWHANGVPGFVSNAAGTFIGNQALYELLGLTESAVPPVLCGLVHLPYLPAQAINAGADSTPSMSFDLMKKGLELLIEAVAPWIEQRTPEAAKTRDKGKQMWIPRGVKEVER; translated from the coding sequence GTGGCAAGGAATGTCTTAGTCGTCGGCTTTGAGCCGTTCGGCGGTGAAAAAGTTAGCCCGAGCGACATGGTCGCACGCGCGCTGGAAGGTCGTTTGATCGCCGGACGCTCGATCGTCGTACGCGTCCTCCCGGTTGAAACGCGAACCTTGCGCGAGCGGCTGGAAATCGTCCTTCGCGAAGCCGATCCGGACATCGTTATCGCGATGATGCAGTTCGGCGGACGGCCGGCTCTCTCGATCGAGCGCGTCGCCGTCAACGTCATGGATTTCGAGCATGCCGACAACCAGGGCATCGCACGCAAAGGCGATACCATTTCACGCGGCGGAGCCGACGCGCGGCTCTCGAACCTCCCGTTCGACCGCATTCTCGAATCCTGGCACGCAAACGGCGTCCCCGGTTTCGTTTCCAATGCTGCCGGAACGTTCATCGGAAACCAGGCACTCTACGAACTCCTTGGCTTAACCGAGAGTGCCGTGCCGCCGGTGCTCTGCGGCCTCGTACACCTCCCCTATTTGCCCGCACAAGCAATCAATGCCGGAGCGGATTCCACCCCGTCGATGTCCTTCGATCTTATGAAAAAAGGGCTCGAACTGCTGATAGAAGCCGTCGCCCCGTGGATCGAGCAACGCACGCCCGAAGCGGCCAAGACGCGCGATAAGGGCAAGCAGATGTGGATTCCGCGTGGCGTAAAGGAAGTAGAACGCTGA
- a CDS encoding peptide ABC transporter substrate-binding protein, with amino-acid sequence MKRILAIAAAGLLLAGCSKVANQSGLAGGDHPWTQPGILRVAIQNEPKNLNPVLSSNTTDVFIDRFMFEPLLSANEKGDPIPMLASQVPTMENGGISKDGLTITYHLRKDVKWTDGQPVTSKDVKFSWQALMNPNNNVVSRNGYDAIASIDTPDDYTVVVHLKRKFSPFVNTFFADSDQPYSIVPEHVLAKYPNVNQIPFNSEPTVTDGPFRFGEWVHNDHITLVPNDGFFMGKPGLKQIDLKIIPDENTSVNLLKTHAIDWIYQASIRTYPDLQGAKDLTTVWMRVNGYYGIQLNTSSPSLRDVRVRQAIAAAINKEDLVKTTAFGQETVATEDIPDFMWAFDPKVRSIPFNPAKSRQLLEQAGFKPGPDGIMRKNGQPLSLLFVTVNSDVTFKQLAVEIQAELRTIGVKTEIKLFPGAQLFAPAGEGGILQQGKYDMVVDGWYAGIDPDDSSQFMCQNVPPGGYNYTRYCNPEMQAAQEDALSHYDQATRKLAYAKTQALLARDAPQIFICWLRQQHPISVDFKGLTPNPVVENWNAWQWSI; translated from the coding sequence GTGAAACGGATTCTCGCTATTGCGGCCGCCGGGTTGCTACTCGCCGGTTGCTCGAAGGTTGCCAACCAGTCCGGCCTAGCCGGCGGCGATCACCCTTGGACGCAGCCCGGCATTCTTCGCGTCGCCATTCAAAACGAGCCGAAGAATCTCAACCCAGTGCTATCGTCGAATACGACCGATGTCTTCATCGATCGGTTCATGTTCGAGCCACTGCTCTCCGCCAACGAAAAGGGCGACCCGATCCCCATGCTGGCATCGCAGGTTCCCACCATGGAGAATGGCGGCATCAGCAAAGACGGGCTCACCATCACCTATCACCTCCGCAAGGACGTGAAGTGGACCGACGGCCAGCCCGTCACGAGCAAAGATGTCAAATTTTCGTGGCAAGCGCTGATGAATCCCAATAACAATGTGGTCTCGCGCAACGGCTACGACGCGATTGCTTCCATCGATACGCCCGACGATTATACGGTCGTCGTGCATCTGAAGCGGAAATTCTCACCGTTCGTGAATACCTTCTTTGCCGATAGCGACCAGCCGTATTCTATCGTTCCCGAACACGTGCTCGCAAAGTATCCGAACGTTAACCAAATCCCGTTCAACAGCGAGCCGACCGTCACGGACGGGCCCTTTCGCTTCGGCGAATGGGTCCACAACGATCACATTACGCTGGTTCCCAACGACGGCTTCTTCATGGGTAAGCCCGGCCTAAAACAGATCGATCTCAAGATCATTCCCGACGAGAACACGTCGGTCAACCTGCTCAAGACGCACGCGATCGACTGGATCTACCAGGCCTCGATCCGCACTTATCCCGACTTGCAGGGCGCCAAGGATCTCACGACGGTCTGGATGCGCGTGAACGGCTACTATGGAATTCAACTCAATACGTCGAGCCCGTCTCTGCGCGACGTTCGCGTCCGTCAAGCGATCGCCGCCGCGATCAACAAAGAAGACCTCGTAAAGACCACCGCATTCGGGCAAGAGACGGTCGCAACCGAAGACATCCCGGATTTCATGTGGGCGTTCGATCCGAAGGTGCGTTCGATCCCGTTCAATCCGGCTAAATCCAGGCAGTTGCTCGAGCAAGCGGGTTTCAAGCCCGGACCCGACGGCATCATGCGTAAGAACGGCCAGCCGCTCTCACTGCTCTTCGTAACCGTCAATTCCGACGTCACCTTCAAGCAACTTGCGGTTGAGATACAAGCCGAACTGCGCACCATCGGTGTTAAGACGGAGATTAAGCTCTTCCCCGGCGCGCAGCTATTCGCTCCGGCCGGTGAGGGCGGGATCTTGCAACAGGGCAAGTACGACATGGTCGTCGACGGTTGGTATGCCGGCATCGATCCGGACGACAGTTCACAATTTATGTGCCAAAACGTGCCGCCGGGCGGGTACAATTACACCCGCTACTGCAATCCGGAGATGCAGGCCGCACAGGAAGATGCGCTCTCGCATTACGACCAGGCAACGCGCAAGCTCGCCTATGCGAAGACGCAGGCATTACTAGCGCGCGACGCGCCGCAAATCTTCATCTGCTGGCTACGTCAGCAACATCCCATCAGCGTCGACTTCAAAGGACTCACGCCCAATCCGGTGGTCGAGAACTGGAACGCATGGCAATGGAGCATCTAG
- a CDS encoding peroxiredoxin: MLVEGDSLPDLTVTDDGGNPVRTTGLLGGPLIVYFYPKDDTPGCTNEASQFRDLYKHFVAKGARIVGVSRDSADSHRKFKAKYAIPFTLLADTDSKLCDAFGVIVDKNMYGKKTKGVARATFLIDAKGTIAKVWPKVKVDEHAEEVLASLP, from the coding sequence GTGCTCGTAGAAGGCGATTCCCTCCCAGACCTGACGGTCACCGACGATGGGGGCAATCCGGTGCGAACCACCGGCTTACTCGGCGGTCCGCTTATCGTCTATTTCTATCCGAAAGATGACACGCCGGGTTGCACGAACGAGGCGTCGCAGTTTCGCGATCTCTACAAACACTTCGTCGCAAAGGGCGCGCGGATCGTCGGCGTCAGTCGCGATTCGGCCGATTCGCATCGAAAATTCAAAGCCAAATATGCGATCCCATTCACCCTCTTGGCGGACACGGATTCGAAACTCTGCGACGCATTCGGCGTGATCGTCGATAAAAATATGTACGGCAAAAAAACCAAGGGCGTCGCTCGTGCGACGTTCTTGATCGATGCCAAGGGCACGATCGCCAAGGTCTGGCCGAAAGTCAAAGTGGACGAGCACGCGGAAGAGGTCCTAGCATCGCTGCCGTGA
- a CDS encoding phosphoribosyltransferase family protein, whose translation MEHLGNPGHSSGHAPDLIWLRKMIVERALTRGDYVLSGGARSDYYIDKFRLFADPQVLRRIARLFTPLVAETNPDLIGGTELGGVVIATAVSQMTGIPMIAVRKQPKGYGAFADEFVEGPYEQGQHVLLLEDVVTTGRELLGSAARLEELGLKVTPCAVVSRGLAPVRALIQFSLPRGNAQMEN comes from the coding sequence ATGGAGCATCTAGGCAACCCCGGCCACTCGAGCGGCCACGCACCGGATCTCATCTGGCTGCGCAAAATGATCGTCGAACGCGCGCTCACCCGGGGAGACTACGTCCTCTCGGGCGGCGCGCGTAGCGACTACTACATCGACAAGTTTCGCCTCTTTGCCGATCCTCAAGTGCTGCGCCGCATCGCGCGGCTCTTTACGCCGCTGGTAGCCGAGACGAATCCCGATCTGATCGGCGGCACCGAACTCGGCGGCGTCGTCATCGCCACCGCCGTTTCGCAAATGACCGGCATCCCCATGATCGCCGTCCGCAAGCAGCCTAAGGGCTACGGCGCCTTCGCCGACGAGTTCGTCGAAGGCCCGTACGAGCAAGGCCAGCACGTGTTGTTGCTCGAGGACGTCGTCACGACCGGCCGCGAGCTCCTCGGATCCGCCGCCCGCCTCGAAGAACTCGGCCTGAAAGTTACGCCCTGCGCGGTCGTAAGCCGCGGCCTCGCGCCGGTGCGCGCGCTGATCCAGTTCTCGCTTCCGCGCGGCAACGCGCAGATGGAAAACTAA
- a CDS encoding elongation factor G, whose product MAEIARLRNVAFVGPHHAGKTTLVEAVLSYCGAVGRRGSIAEGTTVTDHEPECIAHAESTTVGFAHCSNNDIDLTIVDTPGFIDFFEETKMVLIGVDAAVVVIDAEPSRISQTQGLIDYLEALHLPHLFVVNKMDRPGADFEATLHALQEAYGRHVVAEQWPIGAAENFSGYVDLAQMSAYTFVDGNERQAAISGPTLERAERARAELLEAMADFDDHLMEELLEGVEPPIDEVERDLYAECSHDQIVPVLVASAANGAGIPALVRAIEHWFPSPLDAPHIDAEGREIVADAQAPTVARVIKTSIHPQSGKLSVVRILCGTIDADATLTDLDHGAEKVRSGGLYRLQGKKQEPLSQAGPGAIVAIARLENVTTGDTLTANGHRVLLPRTASAEPVFALAVKPRERIDEAKISQVLAKVIDEDPSLRLEREPVTHELLLLGNGEQHVAIALERLGRKYKVDLESHPPTIPYLETITTGTEIHSRYKHQTGGHGQFADVWLRFEPRSRGEGVSFESRIVGGVVPRQFIPAVEKGVHEALARGPAGYPVADLHVTLFDGQYHDVDSSEQAFKTAAGMAVREALAKRGPILLEPIARVSVTLPTAFTSAVIAQLTGKRGQILGMNPSNRAGFDIVEADVPQVELSRYITELRTATQGLGTYAWRHERYDPVPTNRVGPKAAVS is encoded by the coding sequence ATGGCCGAGATCGCTCGCCTACGCAACGTCGCTTTCGTCGGCCCGCACCATGCGGGCAAGACGACGCTGGTGGAGGCCGTACTCTCATATTGTGGAGCGGTCGGGCGACGAGGGTCGATCGCCGAAGGCACGACCGTCACCGATCACGAGCCGGAGTGTATCGCGCACGCGGAGTCGACGACCGTCGGCTTCGCGCATTGTTCGAATAACGATATCGATCTCACGATCGTCGATACGCCCGGATTCATCGATTTCTTCGAAGAGACCAAAATGGTCTTGATCGGCGTCGACGCTGCGGTCGTCGTCATCGATGCCGAGCCGAGCCGCATCTCGCAGACGCAGGGACTGATCGATTATCTCGAGGCTCTGCATCTCCCGCACCTGTTCGTCGTCAACAAAATGGATCGCCCGGGAGCCGACTTCGAAGCCACGCTTCACGCATTGCAGGAGGCCTACGGCCGGCACGTGGTCGCCGAACAGTGGCCGATCGGAGCCGCCGAAAACTTCAGCGGGTACGTCGACCTCGCACAGATGAGCGCGTACACGTTCGTGGATGGAAACGAACGGCAGGCCGCCATATCCGGCCCCACGCTGGAACGCGCCGAACGAGCGCGAGCGGAGCTTCTCGAGGCGATGGCGGATTTCGACGATCACCTGATGGAAGAACTCCTCGAAGGCGTCGAGCCCCCCATCGATGAGGTGGAGCGCGACCTGTACGCTGAATGCTCGCACGACCAGATCGTCCCCGTGCTGGTGGCATCAGCGGCGAACGGCGCGGGCATTCCGGCGCTGGTGCGAGCGATCGAGCATTGGTTTCCTTCGCCGTTGGATGCGCCGCATATCGATGCCGAAGGCCGCGAGATCGTTGCGGACGCTCAGGCACCGACGGTCGCACGCGTCATCAAAACCTCGATTCATCCGCAGTCGGGAAAGCTCTCGGTGGTACGCATTCTCTGCGGCACGATCGATGCCGACGCAACCCTGACCGATCTCGACCACGGAGCCGAAAAGGTACGCTCGGGCGGCCTCTATCGGCTGCAAGGCAAGAAGCAGGAACCGCTGTCGCAAGCCGGCCCCGGAGCGATCGTCGCGATCGCGCGGCTCGAAAACGTCACCACCGGCGACACCCTCACCGCGAACGGCCATCGCGTCCTTCTGCCCCGGACGGCGAGCGCTGAGCCGGTCTTCGCACTGGCCGTCAAACCGCGCGAGCGCATCGACGAAGCGAAGATCTCGCAAGTGCTGGCAAAAGTGATCGACGAGGACCCGTCGCTGCGCCTCGAACGCGAGCCCGTAACGCACGAACTCCTCCTTCTCGGCAACGGAGAGCAGCACGTTGCGATCGCGCTCGAACGGCTGGGCCGCAAGTACAAAGTCGATTTGGAATCGCACCCGCCGACCATCCCCTATCTAGAGACGATCACCACCGGCACCGAGATTCATTCGCGCTACAAGCATCAGACCGGAGGTCACGGGCAATTCGCCGACGTCTGGCTGCGTTTCGAACCGCGCTCGCGCGGTGAAGGCGTGAGCTTCGAAAGCCGGATCGTAGGCGGAGTCGTACCTCGACAATTCATCCCCGCCGTCGAAAAGGGCGTCCACGAAGCGCTCGCCCGCGGCCCCGCAGGCTATCCCGTCGCCGATCTGCACGTCACCCTCTTCGACGGCCAATACCACGATGTGGACTCGAGCGAACAGGCTTTCAAGACCGCCGCCGGGATGGCCGTGCGTGAGGCTCTCGCGAAGCGCGGCCCGATTCTCCTCGAGCCGATCGCCCGGGTGAGCGTCACCCTCCCGACGGCCTTCACATCCGCCGTGATCGCGCAATTGACCGGCAAACGGGGCCAGATTTTGGGCATGAATCCGAGCAACCGTGCAGGCTTCGACATCGTAGAAGCCGATGTACCGCAAGTCGAACTTTCGCGGTATATTACGGAGCTGCGTACCGCGACCCAAGGGCTCGGCACCTACGCGTGGAGGCACGAGCGGTACGACCCCGTTCCGACCAACCGGGTAGGACCTAAAGCAGCCGTCTCATAA
- a CDS encoding MGMT family protein, translating to MRCRDVDVLWDDVRGECQASLKDAVETHLGGCTHCQDIYEQYEGVAFCLSCLPQPEPSCDLAKRVVEHIAALKHKGAKAIALTCVGTPVGKLYVGFTEKRIGYIGLDTGESFETVQARVEARLRRPVVAAEPPPWLQETLEQFFETWHIDDAVIDISTLTPFEQAALLAAAQIPPGEVRSYGWVASKIGRPRAARAVGQAMARNPLPLLLPCHRVVDSSGDLHNYGYGLEMKATLLRMEGYRAER from the coding sequence ATGCGCTGTCGTGACGTCGATGTGCTGTGGGACGACGTCCGCGGCGAATGCCAAGCCTCGCTCAAGGATGCCGTCGAGACCCATTTGGGTGGATGCACCCACTGCCAGGATATCTACGAACAATACGAAGGCGTTGCGTTCTGCCTCTCCTGCCTGCCTCAACCCGAGCCGTCCTGCGATCTCGCCAAGCGCGTCGTCGAGCACATCGCGGCGCTCAAGCACAAAGGTGCGAAGGCGATCGCGCTAACCTGCGTGGGCACGCCCGTCGGAAAACTCTACGTTGGTTTTACGGAAAAACGCATCGGTTACATCGGCCTGGATACCGGCGAGAGCTTCGAGACCGTACAGGCGCGCGTCGAAGCGCGCCTGCGGCGACCGGTCGTAGCGGCGGAGCCCCCGCCGTGGCTCCAGGAGACGCTCGAGCAATTTTTTGAAACCTGGCACATCGACGACGCCGTCATCGATATCAGCACGTTGACGCCGTTCGAACAGGCCGCGCTGCTTGCCGCGGCCCAAATTCCGCCGGGCGAAGTCCGTTCGTACGGGTGGGTGGCTTCCAAAATCGGCCGGCCGCGCGCCGCTCGGGCCGTCGGTCAGGCGATGGCGCGAAACCCGCTTCCCCTCCTGCTGCCCTGTCACCGCGTGGTCGATTCGAGTGGCGACCTCCACAATTACGGGTACGGGCTCGAGATGAAAGCGACGCTTCTGCGCATGGAAGGCTATCGCGCAGAGAGGTAG
- the thiS gene encoding sulfur carrier protein ThiS, whose protein sequence is MNGDLRELPDGLTVGSLLALLGTPQSGIAVARNERVVRRGEYHQHPVADGDRIEIIKAVAGG, encoded by the coding sequence GTGAACGGAGATCTCAGAGAGCTTCCGGACGGCTTGACCGTCGGTTCCCTTTTGGCCCTGCTCGGTACGCCGCAGTCCGGCATTGCGGTCGCCAGGAACGAGCGCGTGGTGCGCCGCGGCGAATACCACCAGCATCCCGTGGCCGACGGCGATCGCATCGAAATCATCAAGGCGGTCGCAGGTGGATAA
- a CDS encoding NAD-binding protein produces the protein MSTQTLIIVVGGDYLAFEICRELLKTGGQQVVLVWRHEEERAARLLAREAGDLAEEFGDAFSFVNEDPTEPATLRNAGLRAHTWGEVHSNYCIVAVSQDDRLNLRVVLMARDINDSIRVTLRQFNPLLGHKIQEGLKHNCTAISPAAYAAATYAAAAVDPSCCYALPFPTFETLASRVAHRHERVFEPDAIAEEAATGLFGFCDRTAADFGIAGLTISAAEARLQARIVAVDGIAPYLCYGENDVADTQLLTRLLEQDDRVVAFGPILHLKKSWPRSQARGRSDRMERLQGMLGDLSSSFKRTEPVLRTVFYIGIVLYVTFVAFFAWALKLNVLASMYYVMATMTTVGYGDITPCGDCARAPMSAHTMLAVAVAMGVMLAGISVFAVFTASITSALNAATTRRTRGLRRIHRSDHVIVCGAGNVGSLVIDYLRELGEHVVVVERNPDALLIELARDRKIDLLTGDATNDETIAYCSPERAKSLVGVTNSDTANLEAALGARTRMRERGNGDLHVVLRIDDLAFGASVKRHFGVPSFSTTELTAPTIAGLARFETTRGRLDLYAGSEIARTFQLAERHQSSENLPPPAPPERDGYRVQWIPLFVWRDDGGMGKGVAVPVHKFQGDVRPGDRLLFMVPLDQFV, from the coding sequence ATGTCAACGCAGACGCTGATTATCGTCGTCGGTGGCGACTACCTGGCATTCGAAATCTGCCGCGAGCTATTGAAGACGGGCGGCCAGCAAGTCGTTTTGGTTTGGCGCCACGAAGAGGAGCGCGCGGCGAGGCTGCTCGCGCGCGAGGCCGGCGACCTTGCCGAAGAGTTCGGCGATGCGTTCTCTTTCGTCAACGAGGACCCCACCGAACCGGCCACGTTGCGGAACGCCGGGCTGCGAGCGCACACCTGGGGCGAAGTGCACTCGAACTACTGCATCGTCGCGGTTTCACAGGACGACCGGCTCAATCTGCGCGTCGTGCTGATGGCGCGCGATATCAACGACAGCATTCGCGTCACGCTGCGACAGTTCAATCCGCTCCTGGGGCACAAGATTCAGGAGGGTCTCAAACACAATTGCACGGCCATCTCACCGGCGGCCTATGCGGCTGCAACCTATGCGGCTGCCGCCGTCGATCCGTCGTGCTGTTACGCGCTGCCGTTCCCGACGTTTGAAACGCTCGCATCGCGGGTCGCACACCGTCACGAGCGCGTCTTCGAGCCGGACGCCATCGCGGAGGAAGCGGCGACGGGGCTGTTCGGCTTTTGCGATCGTACCGCGGCCGATTTCGGGATCGCCGGACTGACGATATCGGCGGCGGAGGCTCGGTTACAGGCGCGCATCGTCGCCGTCGACGGCATCGCTCCGTACTTATGCTACGGCGAGAACGACGTTGCCGATACGCAGCTCCTCACACGCCTGCTCGAGCAAGACGATCGCGTCGTCGCCTTCGGCCCGATCTTGCACCTAAAAAAGAGCTGGCCGCGTTCGCAGGCCCGTGGGCGCTCCGATCGGATGGAGCGGCTCCAAGGCATGCTCGGCGACCTCTCGTCGTCGTTCAAGCGCACCGAGCCGGTCCTGCGGACGGTCTTTTACATCGGCATCGTGCTTTACGTGACGTTCGTGGCGTTTTTCGCCTGGGCTCTCAAACTCAACGTGCTTGCCTCGATGTACTACGTCATGGCGACGATGACGACCGTGGGGTACGGAGATATAACGCCGTGCGGCGACTGCGCTCGCGCTCCGATGAGCGCGCATACGATGCTTGCGGTAGCGGTGGCGATGGGCGTCATGCTCGCGGGTATCAGCGTGTTTGCGGTGTTTACGGCATCCATTACGTCGGCTCTCAATGCGGCGACGACGCGCCGAACGCGCGGGCTGCGCCGCATTCATCGTAGCGACCACGTCATCGTGTGCGGTGCCGGTAACGTCGGCTCTCTAGTCATCGACTATCTTCGCGAGCTTGGCGAGCACGTGGTCGTCGTCGAGCGAAACCCGGACGCACTTCTGATCGAATTAGCCCGAGACCGCAAGATCGACCTCCTGACCGGAGATGCGACCAACGATGAAACCATCGCGTATTGCTCTCCCGAGCGCGCCAAGAGTCTCGTCGGCGTCACGAACAGCGACACCGCAAATCTCGAGGCCGCCTTGGGGGCGCGCACGCGCATGCGCGAACGAGGGAACGGCGATTTGCACGTCGTGCTCCGAATCGACGATTTAGCCTTCGGCGCCTCGGTTAAACGCCATTTCGGCGTCCCATCGTTCTCGACAACCGAACTGACCGCTCCAACCATCGCCGGGCTTGCGCGTTTCGAGACCACGCGCGGGCGTTTAGATCTGTACGCCGGCAGCGAGATCGCGCGGACCTTTCAACTCGCCGAGCGCCATCAATCGTCGGAAAATCTTCCGCCGCCCGCTCCACCGGAGCGCGACGGTTACCGGGTCCAGTGGATCCCGCTCTTCGTGTGGAGAGATGATGGCGGCATGGGGAAAGGAGTAGCGGTTCCCGTACACAAGTTCCAAGGGGACGTGCGGCCGGGCGACCGGCTTTTGTTCATGGTTCCGCTCGATCAGTTTGTGTAG
- a CDS encoding MBL fold metallo-hydrolase — MATSMRVRVVGSSPSVPRPGRACSCHLLRTATTSLLFDLGTGALANLRLAADYPTLDGVVITHMHADHFLDIIPLRYGLKYGPLLRDARSGRMPLWLPPGGEAMLRRLCATFAREGEKDFLDEVFEVREYDPSERLAIGDLDLTFAKTVHYIDAYAIRAERDRRSVVYSSDTAPCEAVAELARDCSLFLCEAALGLSAESGEVRGHLSALEAGEMAQRAGVRRLVLTHYGTEFAPRELEAAARTLFHGPTTVADDGTEIAI, encoded by the coding sequence ATGGCGACCTCCATGCGCGTCCGCGTGGTGGGATCGAGCCCATCGGTTCCTCGCCCCGGGCGCGCGTGCAGTTGCCATCTGCTTCGCACCGCGACGACATCGTTGCTCTTCGATCTGGGCACCGGAGCGCTGGCAAACCTTCGGCTCGCGGCCGACTATCCAACGCTGGACGGCGTCGTCATCACGCACATGCACGCCGATCACTTCCTCGATATCATCCCCTTACGTTACGGGCTCAAATACGGCCCATTGCTTCGCGACGCGCGCTCGGGCCGCATGCCGCTTTGGCTGCCGCCCGGCGGCGAAGCCATGCTGCGCCGCCTCTGCGCGACGTTTGCACGTGAAGGCGAGAAAGATTTTCTCGACGAGGTCTTCGAAGTTCGCGAATACGACCCGAGCGAGCGGCTGGCCATCGGCGATCTCGATCTCACGTTCGCAAAGACCGTCCACTATATCGACGCCTACGCGATCCGCGCCGAACGCGATCGACGGAGCGTCGTCTACTCGAGCGACACCGCACCATGCGAAGCCGTAGCCGAACTCGCGCGCGATTGCTCGCTATTCCTCTGCGAAGCCGCGCTCGGCCTATCGGCCGAAAGCGGCGAAGTGCGCGGCCATCTCTCTGCGCTCGAAGCCGGCGAGATGGCGCAACGAGCCGGCGTACGCCGCCTCGTCCTTACCCACTACGGAACGGAATTCGCGCCCCGCGAATTAGAAGCCGCCGCCCGCACCCTCTTCCACGGCCCCACAACAGTCGCCGACGACGGCACGGAAATAGCGATTTAA
- a CDS encoding sigma-70 family RNA polymerase sigma factor yields MPPVVPQVSSTGNRHTKTAPSPETFDRIVDDYQRRLYGFALRMTGNREDAEEIVQDAFVRAYRALGKMSIEQRTDLRLQPWLYTITLNVTRNRLRSKRPTNVALDALADPDALLRESNEGPPQPETIVEQNAEVALVERALLQLPMHLRAAATLRFIEGRSHPEIAEILHQPIGTVKSHVHRAVRILRRILGPQIGRLTPEGAPLNALS; encoded by the coding sequence GTGCCACCAGTGGTCCCGCAGGTCTCGTCGACGGGGAACCGTCATACGAAAACTGCGCCGAGTCCCGAAACCTTCGATCGAATCGTAGACGACTACCAGCGTCGGCTCTACGGATTCGCCCTGCGCATGACCGGCAATCGTGAAGATGCCGAGGAAATCGTGCAGGATGCGTTCGTGCGCGCCTACCGCGCGCTCGGTAAAATGTCGATCGAGCAGCGGACGGACTTGCGCCTGCAACCATGGCTGTACACCATCACGCTCAACGTCACCAGGAACCGGCTCCGCAGCAAGCGGCCGACGAACGTCGCGCTCGACGCTCTGGCCGATCCCGACGCGCTCTTGCGCGAATCGAACGAGGGCCCGCCGCAACCCGAAACCATCGTGGAACAGAACGCCGAGGTCGCTTTGGTCGAACGCGCTCTACTCCAGCTCCCGATGCATCTGCGCGCCGCGGCCACGCTGCGCTTCATCGAAGGCCGCAGTCACCCGGAGATCGCCGAGATTCTTCACCAGCCGATCGGCACGGTCAAATCACACGTCCATCGAGCCGTGCGCATCCTGCGCCGCATTCTCGGCCCACAGATCGGACGGCTTACCCCCGAAGGAGCCCCTCTCAATGCGCTGTCGTGA
- a CDS encoding thiazole synthase, giving the protein MDNTDVLTIGTYTLSSRLIVGTGKYPSLEIMQAAHAASGADMVTVAIRRIDLNDASGKTMIDYIDRSKMRILPNTAGCYTAQDAVLTAQLARELLGTDLIKLEVIGDPQTLYPDSRETLRAAQILVDDGFTVLPYIGDDPVVCKQLEEIGCAAVMPLAAPIGSGLGVCNPYSIRIIKERARVPVIVDAGVGTASDAAIALEIGADALLMNTGIAAARDPVMMAHAMRHAVIAGRQAYLAGRMPKRLYANASSPMENLISVGSHEGAARP; this is encoded by the coding sequence GTGGATAATACGGACGTACTTACGATCGGCACTTACACGCTTTCATCGCGATTGATCGTCGGCACGGGCAAGTATCCTTCCCTCGAGATCATGCAGGCAGCGCATGCCGCCAGTGGCGCCGATATGGTGACGGTGGCGATTCGCCGCATCGATCTCAACGATGCCTCGGGTAAAACGATGATCGATTACATCGATCGCTCGAAGATGCGCATTCTCCCAAACACGGCGGGATGCTACACGGCGCAGGATGCCGTGTTGACGGCCCAACTCGCGCGTGAGTTGCTCGGCACGGATTTGATTAAACTCGAGGTGATCGGCGATCCGCAAACGCTCTATCCGGACTCGCGCGAGACGCTACGGGCGGCGCAGATCCTGGTTGACGACGGTTTCACGGTGCTGCCCTACATCGGAGACGATCCGGTGGTGTGCAAGCAACTCGAGGAGATCGGTTGCGCGGCGGTCATGCCGCTAGCCGCGCCGATCGGCAGCGGCCTAGGCGTGTGCAACCCGTATTCGATCCGCATTATCAAAGAGCGCGCGCGCGTTCCCGTCATCGTCGATGCGGGCGTCGGCACCGCCTCCGACGCAGCGATCGCTTTGGAGATCGGTGCGGACGCGTTGTTGATGAATACCGGCATCGCCGCCGCACGCGACCCGGTGATGATGGCTCACGCGATGCGACATGCGGTCATCGCGGGGCGCCAAGCGTATCTCGCCGGAAGAATGCCCAAGCGGCTCTATGCGAACGCCTCGAGCCCGATGGAGAACCTCATCTCGGTGGGTTCTCACGAGGGCGCCGCGCGACCGTAA